One Paenibacillus riograndensis SBR5 DNA segment encodes these proteins:
- a CDS encoding glycoside hydrolase family 2: MRTSICLNGEWDFMPLYGQPLNRTLPERLVYEARKVQVPSSWRHGYPQPSGKKFGEVAEHGFAPLDVYGYPREWDAAEAGVLHRSFQVPETMLGQRIVLRFDGIMQKAAVYLDRERIAVWEDGYLPLRLDISSRVKPGEEQHLHVVCGSFDQTVLPSGDRKITGLAGSWFGRMARGIWQDVFLESYPLVTLEDITIRTLFRQGLLEVDALIGTESGSAYAEPLRVFLKVNDRKPGALPVLEAEAGAEAVPLQAGEGRQLCENADNREWQKARFVLSWPDARLWSPETPNLYELELELRAGGETLDRRTGTFGFREFWCEGPQFMLNGTPVNLRGDSWHFQGAAQQTEGYIRNWYRMCRQAGVNSIRLHAEPYPSDYLRIADEEGMLIVDETAIYGSSKSMDANHPDFIANCRAHVQRLVQRDKNHPSVILWSVQNEMRWVDGRDGYKQHIPGLMKLMRDLDSTRPIMVEGDNRLLPKELTEVESRHYNIDGTISQWDRTVPLTFGEHGGWWYICPQNSSMYVGLGAYRDTDASAAGLAQKERLFVEYARRQGVSGISTFNFVHYFMRAMPDRDIALPPADLTEPGPKPVLIPAYSLSLNNGLLPEEYPAYRVNPSFDIMAEAFKPVTMIAAEYNRCFFDDSPIRRSFDVYNDTLAEQAVTIECTVQQDGRVVHTRAFSFRQEPAERRCIRLEWMPDSVDGEGEAVLAARLFHGGELKHELSLSYRLLSGSCKTAPVALELPAVYTGSDRDYEVIKVLVPDLDRIDPEAIEQLPGGILLIVGSKMPDMDGGLDRKLRGFVQQGGRLLLLEQLHLSPGKLPLVRREFIRAQAGSYEHPVLQGLGDEDLMFWHEELREEGPLPIIKAAFEKPVTGDFTLLLECSSGDFGDGGDLWSPLLEYRNGAGMFLANQLEIMDHLHRIPQACLLLRGLLRYAGRAVPAAAAPVPAAVWVRSGSPAEALLRKLRLKGTWLDSAAGLSSLSPGLLVVEAGLLNGPGAAEAVRQAASAGSRVLVLPAEPGGQEALARLLDRPVRIAPHGTYHLEADYAHAAVQGFSPVDLFGFDKVFLSPRDVVNRELALHRLEVPDAEVLCTSVEGTAWKDYFAGQHTAEYSRLALVELNRDKAREPGGFLIRIAAGEGEIICSQLLTEADSDKSLRLYTRLLGNMGAAFADELLIRDKGDAEWAVETAMVLPCPPYVDYQAMKDYYTDPEFSLNNLGEGLYGWMKKKERRADGTLLIPDPAGCPVFLSCFVHLPALSEDSRTGNVRTGRLQVQSDNAFEIYMNGEQVAAPEKEIRLSSGINRLIAIVQGGREDFAFGMVFLNSDGTYMNDLEYRLTMDEVEPK; the protein is encoded by the coding sequence ATGCGCACATCGATATGTTTGAACGGCGAATGGGATTTCATGCCGCTCTACGGCCAGCCCCTCAACCGGACTCTTCCGGAAAGGCTGGTGTATGAGGCACGCAAGGTACAGGTTCCTTCCAGCTGGCGCCACGGCTATCCGCAGCCATCAGGCAAAAAATTCGGAGAGGTCGCAGAGCATGGCTTCGCGCCGCTGGATGTATACGGCTATCCAAGGGAATGGGATGCGGCGGAAGCTGGTGTGCTGCACCGGTCCTTCCAGGTGCCTGAGACTATGCTGGGGCAGCGGATTGTCCTGCGGTTCGATGGGATTATGCAAAAGGCGGCGGTTTATCTGGACCGCGAGCGGATCGCCGTCTGGGAGGACGGGTATCTGCCCTTGCGGCTGGATATCAGCTCACGGGTGAAGCCGGGTGAGGAGCAGCACCTGCATGTGGTCTGCGGAAGCTTTGATCAAACGGTGCTGCCCTCCGGGGACAGGAAGATTACGGGGCTTGCAGGCTCCTGGTTCGGCAGAATGGCAAGGGGAATCTGGCAGGATGTATTCCTCGAAAGCTATCCGCTTGTAACGCTGGAGGATATTACGATCCGCACCCTTTTCCGCCAAGGCCTTCTGGAGGTGGACGCGCTAATTGGTACGGAATCCGGCAGCGCGTATGCGGAACCGCTGCGGGTATTCCTTAAGGTAAACGACCGGAAACCAGGGGCGTTGCCGGTGCTTGAAGCGGAGGCTGGTGCAGAAGCCGTACCTCTGCAGGCAGGAGAAGGCCGGCAATTATGTGAGAACGCGGACAACAGGGAGTGGCAGAAAGCCCGGTTTGTGCTGTCGTGGCCGGACGCCAGGCTGTGGAGTCCCGAAACTCCTAATCTGTATGAACTGGAGCTTGAGCTGCGGGCAGGAGGGGAAACTCTCGACCGCCGCACCGGAACGTTCGGCTTCCGGGAATTCTGGTGTGAAGGTCCGCAGTTTATGTTGAACGGAACTCCCGTTAACTTGCGCGGGGATTCCTGGCACTTCCAGGGTGCGGCGCAGCAGACAGAAGGCTATATCCGCAATTGGTACCGCATGTGCAGACAGGCGGGCGTCAACAGCATCCGGCTGCATGCCGAGCCGTATCCGTCCGATTATTTGCGGATTGCCGATGAGGAAGGGATGCTTATCGTCGATGAAACCGCGATTTATGGCTCCAGCAAATCGATGGATGCCAATCATCCGGATTTCATAGCCAACTGCCGGGCACATGTGCAGCGGTTGGTGCAACGTGACAAAAACCATCCTTCCGTCATCCTGTGGAGTGTGCAGAACGAGATGCGCTGGGTCGACGGCCGGGACGGCTACAAGCAGCATATTCCCGGCCTGATGAAGCTGATGCGGGACCTGGATTCCACCCGCCCAATCATGGTCGAAGGGGATAACCGGCTGCTCCCCAAGGAGCTTACGGAGGTAGAGAGCCGGCACTACAACATCGACGGAACGATCTCCCAATGGGACCGTACGGTTCCGCTCACCTTTGGTGAACACGGCGGCTGGTGGTACATCTGCCCGCAGAACAGCAGCATGTACGTGGGGCTTGGGGCATACCGCGATACGGACGCTAGTGCTGCCGGGCTTGCCCAGAAAGAGCGGCTCTTCGTGGAATATGCGCGGCGCCAGGGGGTGTCCGGCATCTCCACCTTCAACTTCGTCCATTATTTCATGCGGGCGATGCCGGACCGGGATATTGCTCTGCCGCCTGCGGATCTGACGGAACCAGGACCCAAGCCTGTGCTTATTCCGGCATACTCACTTTCACTGAACAACGGACTGCTGCCGGAGGAATACCCGGCGTATCGGGTCAACCCCTCCTTCGATATCATGGCGGAGGCGTTCAAACCGGTCACGATGATAGCTGCCGAGTATAACCGCTGCTTTTTCGACGACTCGCCGATCCGCCGCAGCTTCGATGTGTATAACGATACGCTGGCCGAACAAGCAGTAACCATTGAATGCACCGTTCAGCAGGACGGACGCGTGGTTCATACGCGGGCCTTCAGCTTCCGGCAAGAGCCTGCTGAACGGCGGTGTATCCGGCTGGAGTGGATGCCGGATTCCGTCGATGGCGAGGGGGAAGCTGTGCTTGCGGCCAGGCTGTTCCATGGGGGGGAACTGAAGCATGAGCTTAGTCTCAGCTACAGGCTGCTGTCCGGCAGCTGCAAGACTGCTCCGGTAGCACTGGAGCTGCCCGCCGTTTATACAGGCTCAGATAGGGACTATGAGGTGATTAAAGTTCTGGTTCCTGACCTGGACCGCATAGATCCTGAAGCCATAGAGCAGCTGCCCGGCGGCATTCTGCTGATTGTCGGCAGCAAAATGCCGGATATGGACGGGGGGCTGGACCGGAAGCTGAGGGGTTTTGTTCAGCAAGGAGGCAGGCTGCTGCTGCTGGAGCAGCTTCATCTCTCCCCCGGCAAGCTTCCCCTGGTCCGCAGAGAGTTCATCCGCGCCCAGGCGGGCAGCTATGAACATCCTGTACTTCAGGGTCTTGGCGACGAGGACCTGATGTTCTGGCATGAGGAGCTCCGCGAGGAAGGGCCGCTGCCGATTATTAAGGCAGCTTTTGAGAAGCCGGTAACCGGGGATTTCACCCTGCTGCTGGAATGCAGCAGCGGTGATTTCGGCGACGGCGGGGACTTGTGGTCGCCGCTTCTGGAATACCGGAACGGTGCAGGAATGTTCCTGGCTAATCAGCTGGAGATCATGGATCATCTCCACCGGATTCCCCAGGCCTGCCTGCTGCTGCGGGGCCTGCTCCGCTATGCGGGCCGCGCGGTCCCCGCGGCTGCGGCACCGGTGCCCGCTGCGGTATGGGTCCGCAGCGGCAGCCCGGCGGAAGCTTTGCTCCGCAAGCTTCGCCTCAAGGGCACTTGGCTGGACAGCGCCGCAGGCTTATCCAGCCTAAGTCCCGGCCTCCTCGTGGTGGAGGCCGGGCTGCTGAACGGACCGGGCGCGGCTGAGGCCGTCCGGCAGGCTGCAAGTGCCGGCAGCAGGGTGCTGGTGCTGCCGGCAGAGCCCGGCGGGCAGGAGGCACTCGCCCGCCTGCTGGACCGTCCCGTGCGCATCGCGCCGCACGGGACGTACCATCTGGAGGCGGACTATGCGCACGCCGCCGTCCAAGGATTCAGCCCTGTCGACCTGTTCGGGTTCGACAAGGTATTTCTCTCGCCCCGGGATGTAGTGAACCGGGAGCTGGCCTTGCACAGGCTGGAAGTCCCGGACGCCGAGGTGCTGTGCACCAGCGTGGAGGGAACAGCCTGGAAGGATTATTTTGCCGGGCAGCACACAGCAGAATACAGCAGACTGGCGCTGGTCGAGCTGAACCGCGACAAGGCGCGTGAACCCGGAGGCTTTCTGATCCGGATCGCGGCAGGCGAGGGAGAAATTATCTGCTCGCAGCTGCTCACGGAAGCGGACAGCGACAAAAGCCTGCGCCTCTACACCCGCCTGCTGGGAAATATGGGCGCCGCCTTCGCGGATGAGCTGCTGATCCGTGATAAAGGGGATGCGGAATGGGCAGTGGAAACTGCAATGGTGCTGCCTTGTCCGCCGTATGTGGACTATCAGGCCATGAAGGATTATTATACCGACCCTGAATTCTCCTTGAACAATCTGGGTGAGGGGCTGTACGGCTGGATGAAGAAAAAAGAACGCCGCGCCGACGGAACACTGCTGATTCCGGACCCGGCAGGCTGTCCGGTGTTCCTGAGCTGCTTTGTGCATCTCCCGGCACTGTCTGAGGACAGCAGGACTGGAAACGTCCGCACCGGCAGGCTGCAGGTGCAATCGGACAATGCCTTCGAGATTTATATGAACGGGGAACAGGTTGCAGCCCCGGAGAAGGAGATCCGGCTGAGCAGCGGAATCAACCGGCTGATTGCCATCGTCCAGGGCGGCCGGGAGGACTTTGCCTTCGGCATGGTGTTCTTGAATAGCGATGGTACTTATATGAACGATTTGGAGTACCGGCTGACGATGGATGAGGTAGAGCCCAAGTGA
- a CDS encoding polysaccharide deacetylase family protein: MKIKLDLFPGGVTKALTTSWDDGRIYDRQLVAVLNRHGLKGSFHLNSGFFGKDSYITREEAASLYKGHEISAHTCTHPFLSMTPREGIAEEVLRDREHLEQIAGYPVRGMSYPFGDYNDGVLSILPALGIEYSRTVQSHGSFILPDNPLAWHPTCHHRDMLALGQQFLEEKPKYPRMQLLYVWGHSYEFNDNNNWEELEQFAGMMGGHEDIWYATNIEIVDYLSAVRGLRFSASRSIVYNPSAVDVWITAEDQVRQIPSGATLQLD; encoded by the coding sequence ATGAAAATCAAACTTGATCTTTTTCCGGGCGGTGTTACTAAAGCGCTAACAACGAGCTGGGATGACGGTAGAATCTATGACAGACAGCTGGTCGCGGTCCTGAACCGGCATGGCTTGAAGGGCTCTTTTCATTTAAATTCGGGATTCTTTGGCAAGGACAGCTATATTACCAGGGAAGAAGCGGCCTCCCTTTATAAAGGGCATGAAATTTCCGCGCATACCTGCACTCATCCTTTCCTTTCCATGACCCCCCGTGAAGGCATTGCCGAAGAGGTTCTGAGGGACCGCGAACACCTGGAGCAAATCGCCGGGTATCCCGTTAGGGGCATGTCCTATCCGTTCGGCGATTACAATGACGGGGTGTTGAGCATTCTTCCTGCGCTGGGAATCGAATATTCGCGAACTGTACAGTCCCACGGCAGCTTCATCCTGCCGGACAACCCGCTGGCCTGGCATCCCACCTGCCATCACCGTGATATGCTGGCGCTTGGACAGCAATTCCTGGAGGAGAAGCCTAAGTACCCACGAATGCAGCTCCTGTATGTCTGGGGGCACAGCTATGAATTCAACGACAACAATAACTGGGAGGAATTAGAGCAGTTCGCCGGCATGATGGGCGGCCATGAAGATATCTGGTATGCCACCAATATCGAGATTGTTGACTATCTCTCCGCTGTCCGGGGATTGCGCTTCTCCGCTTCCCGGTCCATCGTCTATAACCCCTCAGCAGTGGATGTATGGATTACGGCAGAGGATCAAGTCCGCCAGATCCCCTCAGGCGCTACCCTGCAGCTGGATTGA
- a CDS encoding AraC family transcriptional regulator produces MTNKLYARDLGLEPGFTFRIQKCPLTHDYYVHSHDFSELVVILEGSAIHIIEGREYPVSAGQVFFIHSDISHGYKNVQNIQYVNVMFHPDQLLQLPELKLLPGFQALFYLEPFFRKEMFFKGMLSLEPRQLDEVNLLLDRILEEHDRQSDGYRLMIRTYFTALVGTLSRYYRQNGGGTENKALRIGEAITYIEEHFLQPVSLQDLADLAFMSKRQFLRVFTRNYHTTPMDYIIRKRLDYSCTLLRNPELSISQVAMDSGFRDHNYYSRQFKKVFLCTPSEYRTHKAGL; encoded by the coding sequence ATGACAAATAAACTGTATGCACGGGATTTGGGACTGGAGCCCGGCTTTACTTTCCGAATTCAGAAATGCCCGCTTACCCATGACTATTATGTTCACTCCCATGACTTCTCGGAGCTGGTGGTCATTTTGGAGGGGAGTGCGATTCATATCATCGAAGGAAGGGAGTATCCCGTTTCTGCGGGACAGGTATTTTTTATTCACAGCGATATCTCCCACGGCTACAAAAATGTGCAGAATATTCAATACGTCAATGTAATGTTCCATCCCGATCAGCTGCTGCAGCTGCCTGAGCTGAAGCTCCTGCCGGGATTTCAGGCCTTGTTCTATCTGGAGCCGTTCTTCCGCAAAGAGATGTTCTTCAAGGGGATGCTCTCGCTGGAGCCAAGGCAGCTGGATGAGGTGAATCTTTTGCTGGACCGGATACTGGAGGAGCATGACCGGCAGTCAGACGGGTACCGGCTGATGATCCGCACCTATTTCACAGCGCTAGTCGGCACCCTCTCAAGGTATTACCGGCAGAATGGCGGCGGGACGGAGAACAAAGCGCTGCGGATCGGGGAGGCGATTACCTATATTGAGGAGCATTTTTTGCAGCCTGTCTCTTTGCAGGATCTGGCCGATCTGGCCTTTATGTCCAAGCGCCAGTTCCTCCGCGTGTTCACCCGGAATTATCATACGACGCCCATGGATTACATCATCCGCAAACGGCTGGACTACTCCTGCACACTGCTGCGCAATCCGGAGCTGTCCATCTCGCAAGTCGCGATGGATAGCGGGTTCCGGGACCATAATTACTATTCTAGACAATTCAAAAAAGTGTTCCTCTGCACGCCTTCCGAATACCGGACACATAAGGCCGGGCTGTAA